The following proteins come from a genomic window of Saccharomyces mikatae IFO 1815 strain IFO1815 genome assembly, chromosome: 7:
- the SMKI07G0010 gene encoding uncharacterized protein gives MEQLAESKTEVLQYFLNWDEKKCQEEWEAKDDTVVVEALEKLGVFQRLRSMTSAGLQGPQYVKLQFCRHHQQLRNRYELSLGMHLREQIALGVIPSKPPHWTPFLSMLIGLFYNKIFRQKLEYLLEQISEVWLLPHWLDLANVEVLAADNTKYHCTC, from the coding sequence ATGGAGCAACTTGCTGAATCAAAGACGGAGGTGCTGCAGTACTTTTTGAACTGGGACGAAAAAAAGTGCCAGGAAGAATGGGAGGCAAAAGACGATACGGTCGTTGTGGAGGCACTCGAGAAACTTGGAGTTTTTCAGCGTTTGCGTTCTATGACAAGCGCTGGACTGCAGGGTCCGCAGTACGTCAAGCTGCAATTTTGCAGGCATCATCAACAGCTGAGGAACAGGTATGAATTAAGTTTAGGAATGCACTTGCGGGAACAGATTGCGCTGGGAGTTATCCCATCTAAACCGCCGCATTGGACGCCTTTCCTCTCGATGCTGATAGGCTTGTTCtacaataaaatatttcgGCAGAAACTGGAGTATCTTTTGGAGCAGATCTCGGAGGTGTGGTTATTACCACATTGGCTTGATTTGGCAAACGTCGAAGTTCTCGCTGCAGATAACACGAAGTACCACTGTACATGCTGA
- the SMKI07G0020 gene encoding uncharacterized protein, whose product MSVAGWNLLLSAFPPVLESSLVLAVVLAVGSSTSPGVGAGGGNSTSPSIGAGGGNSTSPSIGAGGGNSTSPSIGAGGGNSTSPSIGTISSISTSPSIGAGGGNSTSPSIGAGGGNSTSPSIGAGGGNSTSPSIGAGGGNSTSP is encoded by the coding sequence ATGTCAGTGGCTGGATGGAATCTATTACTCTCAGCATTTCCACCTGTATTGGAGTCCTCGTTGGTGCTAGCAGTGGTACTGGCGGTGGGTAGTAGCACTAGTCCTGGcgttggtgctggcggtggtaacagcactagtcctagcattggtgctggcggtggtaacagcactagtcctagcattggtgctggcggtggtaacagcactagtcctagcattggtgctggcggtggtaacagcactagtcctagcattggtactatcagcagtattagcactagtcctagcattggtgctggcggtggtaacagcactagtcctagcattggtgctggcggtggtaacagcactagtcctagcattggtgctggcggtggtaacagcactagtcctagcattggtgctggcggtggtaacagcactagtccctag